A genomic segment from Streptomyces sp. NBC_01233 encodes:
- a CDS encoding nuclear transport factor 2 family protein, with amino-acid sequence MSEHPDCALVRRGYEAFGKGDLETMSTLLTADVIHHVPGNNPMSGHHKGRENVLDFYRRLGEETKGTFQVHLESVLADGRGHVMSFHTARGDRGDRGIEIREGLFFTIVGHKITDIDQCTADIDEEDAFWS; translated from the coding sequence ATGTCAGAGCATCCCGACTGTGCCCTGGTCCGCCGCGGCTACGAGGCCTTCGGCAAGGGCGACCTGGAAACGATGAGCACGCTGCTGACGGCCGATGTCATCCACCACGTGCCCGGCAACAACCCCATGTCCGGGCACCACAAGGGGCGGGAGAACGTCCTCGACTTCTACCGCCGGCTCGGCGAGGAGACGAAGGGCACGTTCCAGGTCCACCTGGAGTCGGTTCTGGCGGACGGGCGGGGGCACGTGATGAGTTTCCACACGGCGCGCGGTGACCGCGGCGACCGCGGCATCGAGATCCGCGAAGGACTCTTCTTCACGATCGTCGGCCACAAGATCACCGACATCGACCAGTGCACCGCGGACATCGACGAGGAAGACGCCTTCTGGAGCTGA
- a CDS encoding antibiotic biosynthesis monooxygenase family protein produces MSIVKINALTVPAEQREVLERRFASRAGTVEGSDGFEWFELLRPVEGTDQYLVYTRWRSEEDFQAWMEGPMKAAHQGGGAAGAGGEGGEGGGERPKPAASASTVWSFEVVQQAAPKKA; encoded by the coding sequence ATGAGCATCGTGAAGATCAACGCACTGACGGTCCCCGCCGAACAGCGGGAAGTTCTGGAGCGGCGCTTCGCCTCTCGGGCCGGAACGGTGGAGGGTTCGGACGGGTTCGAATGGTTCGAGCTGCTGCGTCCGGTAGAGGGCACCGACCAGTACCTCGTCTACACGCGCTGGCGTTCGGAGGAGGACTTCCAGGCGTGGATGGAGGGGCCCATGAAGGCCGCTCACCAGGGCGGCGGCGCGGCTGGTGCGGGCGGCGAGGGCGGCGAGGGCGGCGGCGAGCGGCCGAAGCCGGCGGCTTCGGCGTCGACGGTGTGGTCGTTCGAGGTCGTGCAGCAGGCCGCGCCGAAGAAGGCCTGA